Part of the Anopheles cruzii unplaced genomic scaffold, idAnoCruzAS_RS32_06 scaffold01438_ctg1, whole genome shotgun sequence genome is shown below.
GGAAAagatcttcaatgaaatgtgcttttgacgaatgatttgacgttttacaattttggaaataattttttcatatttcctaattttctacaaccaaaactttattttatacataaattctaagaatctgcctttcaaataaacgtttaagcatcgaaaaacattcaaccgttttggttttataaccaaatgaaaaaaagaagccttgtttggacaccctgtatataaaatactgtgacatgtcgaaGCGACATACTGTGACATGTGACAAAGAAataagcgaccgattgaaatgaaactttacatacgttcatatgaagagtgtaccagtataataaaaaaataggactcgtagcagcgccctttgttacTGACcctacgaacttattgaacacactgcTAGATTTGCTAGAACCTCGGGCGCGGCGATTTCACTTTCGAACCTTTCGAACTGTGGCGCGCTGGCGAGTgacatcatcatgatcatgatgCTGCGATGGGGCGGCGGACGCGATCGCCAATTCGATTTCAAAGCTCACCGAAGGAGGCCTCCGATCAGATGATCACTATCATTCGTGCGTCGAGCTGGGCGACCGGCTGGCGTAGGAACTCCGCCCTGCGCCGGGCACCGTTCATTCATACCAAACGACGGCGATCGGGGTTCCGGGGTGCAGCGGGGTCTGCTGGGTCCTGCTGATCGCCAGAGATAGGGGCGGTACTTGTGGGGCGTACCACAAagtgagagagcgcgcgcgccccaagATCCCAATCGGCACGGCCATCGTCACGAACTGTCAATCTTGATTAGGATTGGAAGGGCCAGCCGCGGATCGTAAAGAGAGCAAGTGCTTGGCCTCTGCGGGAGAGACCACCTGAACCCTACTTCTTGTGACGACTTCTGGGGACCGTTTGTGTCGAAAAGTTCCAATATGTCCCAAATACCCAGGTCTGATTGTTTTGGTCTTCCCGTCTTTCCGTCGGCAGGTTTTCACCGATCCGTCGAACCTTCAGCGCCACATCCGGACGCACCACGTCGGCGCCCGGAGCCACGCTTGCCCGGAGTGCGGCAAAACGTTCGCGACCTCATCCGGACTCAAGCAGCACACGCACATCCACTCGTCGGTGAAGCCGTTCCAGTGCGAGGTCTGCTTCAAGTCGTACACGCAGTTCTCGAACCTGTGCCGCCACAAGCGCATGCATGCCGACTGCCGGATGCAGATAAAGTGCGACAAGTGCGGCGACAGCTTCAGCACGGTGACGTCCCTGTCGAAGCACAAGCGCTTCTGCGACTCGACCGCCGTCACGCGGGCCGccatccaccaccagcagcatcaccaccatcagcagcaccagcagcactcgccccttcaccaccaccatcaccaccatccgcaccagcatcatcacccgcagcaccaccatcgactTCCGGGTGCACCTGGGTTGACgggccaacagcaacagcaacaacctcCGGCAGCGGCCGGAGCCACAGCTCTGCCGACGCTACCGCCGAGCATGGCGACGCCACCGAACCCGTTCCTGATGTTCCCCGGGTCACCCTTCTTCGCGCCCGGCTTCCGGCCCCACCCGGGCATCCCGGGCATGCCGTTCCCGCCGAACCCGGGCCAagccgttccgccgttcccGCTGTCGTTCTTCTCGAAGCTACCGCCGCTCGCCTCGATGATGACGCTCGAGGCGGACCGCAAAACACCGTCTCCTCCGCCCCACCGCCATCTGGCGGGGCTAGCGGGTGACGGGACGTACGGGGGCCAGCAGTCTATGAAGATCTCGCCGCCGATGGGCGAGGAAGCGTCGAGCCACCTGCGCCCatcaccggcccggcccattCCGGTCAACTTTAACTCGCACTCCTCGGCCGCTGTGGCGCTCctttccggcggtggtggctccccaccgggaccggggctgTCGCTGACCCCTCGGGAccactccgccgccaccaacaacaatcacCTCAaggagaacaacaacaaccaccaggTCACCGGCCAGCGGGCACCCGAAAGTAGGGGAAGTTCGGTCGGGCGATCGGAAGACACCGACGGGCAGGCTGCGCCGGGGAAGCACTTCCGGCCGGAGGACGGTCTCGGGGAGCCGAAGCCATCAGTGAAGTCTCCCGCCCTGTCGCTGATCGACGAGAAGCCCGTCACTCGGCGAAGAAGTCGGGGAGTTGACGACGGGATGGACGCGGCCTCGGACGGGTCCTTGAACGAACGGAAGAAGGTAGGTACAGCCAGCAGACAAAGGCAGGGCCGCAGCCATTCTAACACCTTCGTCCTTATTTTGTAGATCAAGAAGGAAGAACAagacgaggaagaggaggaagagggCACCGGAGGAGAGCAGCCGCTGGATCTGAGTCTGTCGAAGAAGAGTTCcccgccgcttccggtggacgAGGAGGAAGTGGATGAGGACGAAGATGGGCACCGGATCGTGAACCGCAGTCCGACGCCGATCGAGGTGACGAGCCCCACGAGCCTGACCCCGACCCCGTCCGTCCCGACGCCCGGTTCATCGTCGGAGGAGTTGCCGGTGCGGGGCACCAGGAACGAGGGCGGCCACAGAGGGAAAGCTAGCGTTGCTTCCCCCCGTGCGGATGCGTTCGCACTGCCCAGCCCTTCGCCGTCACTGTCGCCGCGTCCTTCACCGTCACCCTCGTCACCGGGCGGAgtgggccaccagcagcatggccAGCATCTGCCACACcctcaccagcaccag
Proteins encoded:
- the LOC128276517 gene encoding histone-lysine N-methyltransferase PRDM16-like, with protein sequence VFTDPSNLQRHIRTHHVGARSHACPECGKTFATSSGLKQHTHIHSSVKPFQCEVCFKSYTQFSNLCRHKRMHADCRMQIKCDKCGDSFSTVTSLSKHKRFCDSTAVTRAAIHHQQHHHHQQHQQHSPLHHHHHHHPHQHHHPQHHHRLPGAPGLTGQQQQQQPPAAAGATALPTLPPSMATPPNPFLMFPGSPFFAPGFRPHPGIPGMPFPPNPGQAVPPFPLSFFSKLPPLASMMTLEADRKTPSPPPHRHLAGLAGDGTYGGQQSMKISPPMGEEASSHLRPSPARPIPVNFNSHSSAAVALLSGGGGSPPGPGLSLTPRDHSAATNNNHLKENNNNHQVTGQRAPESRGSSVGRSEDTDGQAAPGKHFRPEDGLGEPKPSVKSPALSLIDEKPVTRRRSRGVDDGMDAASDGSLNERKKIKKEEQDEEEEEEGTGGEQPLDLSLSKKSSPPLPVDEEEVDEDEDGHRIVNRSPTPIEVTSPTSLTPTPSVPTPGSSSEELPVRGTRNEGGHRGKASVASPRADAFALPSPSPSLSPRPSPSPSSPGGVGHQQHGQHLPHPHQHQHQHHHHQQPISYPRPIYPLLLEAMYRPGGGLGAPFQRPFNLLDSLESNIDLLKRSRQYLPASKAFHQAMAMAGPGHGGPGLPPAAFGGVPGGVQGPGPAAGLVGKVKDRYSCKYCGKIFPRSANLTRHLRTHTGEQPYKCRYCERSFSISSNLQRHVRNIHNKERPFKCHLCERCFGQQTNLDRHLKKHDADATGLGLGLGDSPSSNEAERGDDVFFDEIRSFMGKVTYSGPTALLAAAAAAGANGLTGAAGAASAGRGAVEEDTDDSRRHDSYSTPIDVTRLDPGELDEDDEDEDDAASCDRESDLINIESDKETTTNHHDAIEVST